A region of Saccopteryx leptura isolate mSacLep1 chromosome X, mSacLep1_pri_phased_curated, whole genome shotgun sequence DNA encodes the following proteins:
- the MOSPD1 gene encoding motile sperm domain-containing protein 1, protein MHQQKRQLELVKGNLPVFVFPTELIFYADDQSTHKQVLTLYNPYEFALKFKVLCTTPNKYVVVDAAGAVKPQCCVDIVIRHRDVRSCHYGVIDKFRLQVSEQSQRKALGRKEVVATLLPSAKEQQKEEEEKRIKEPLSESLFFEQSFQPETRTVSSGPSLLTVFLGVVCIAALMLPTLGDVESLVPLYLHLSVNQKLVAAYILGLITMAILRT, encoded by the exons ATGCATCAACAAAAAAGACAGCTAGAATTAGTGAAAGGAAATCTTCCAGTTTTTGTGTTTCCCACTGAGCTAATATTTTATGCAGATGACCAGTCAACACATAAGCAAGTGTTGACTCTATATAATCCCTATGAGTTTGCCTTAAAGTTCAAAG ttttatgtaCTACTCCAAATAAGTATGTTGTTGTTGATGCTGCAGGTGCGGTAAAGCCTCAGTGTTGTGTGGATAT tgTGATTCGTCATAGAGATGTTCGATCCTGTCACTATGGTGTAATAGACAAATTTCGCCTTCAAGTTTCTGAGCAAAGTCAGAGGAAGGCTTTAGGAAGGAAAGAGGTTGTGGCTACTCTTCTCCCTTCTGCAAAAGaacaacaaaaggaagaagaggaaaaaagaataaaggaaccATTAAGCGAAAGTTTATTTTTTGAGCAGTCATTTCAACCAG AAACCAGAACTGTGTCCTCAGGACCTAGTTTGCTAACGGTCTTCCTGGGAGTGGTGTGCATTGCAGCTCTGATGCTTCCTACACTGGGGGATGTGGAATCACTGGTGCCTCTCTACCTCCACTTAAGTGTGAATCAAAAATTAGTGGCTGCTTACATCTTAG gACTTATCACAATGGCTATACTTAGAACATGA